The following proteins are encoded in a genomic region of Agelaius phoeniceus isolate bAgePho1 chromosome 17, bAgePho1.hap1, whole genome shotgun sequence:
- the CABLES2 gene encoding CDK5 and ABL1 enzyme substrate 2 isoform X3 produces MIWECPALALLASEIKGWEAPKNELLVRDMQAPKPSIACHSSGWCWQTGTFGLSVGITACSMEPMNILILGISIANCQVTNGRRFISQRCSLDFLEDIVEYASVRRTKHISGSPRHKSLKKMHFIKNMRQYDTKNSRIVLICAKRTLCVAFSILPYGEGLRISDLKMEGQKQRHPSGGVSVSTEMVLGLEGVELGADGKVVSYAKFLYPTNALVVRKADAYGAVPPCRASAPRSLPGSRYKPVTAKTIPAGTDIGSEAGEAAEYDPNLLDDPQWPCGKHKRVLIFASYMTTVIEYVKPSDLKKDMNETFREKFPHIKLTLSKIRSLKREMRNLSEECSLEPVTVSMAYVYFEKLVLQGKLNKQNRKLCAGACVLLAAKISSDLRKHEVKHLIDKLEERFRFNRRDLIGFEFTVLVALELALYLPENQVLPHYRRLTQQS; encoded by the exons ATGATCTGGGAGTGTCCTGCTTTGGCTTTATTGGCTTCTGAAATAAAAGGCTGGGAAGCACCCAAAAATGAGCTCCTGGTCAGGGACATGCAAGCACCCAAACCCTCTATAGCTTGTCACAGCAGTGGCTGGTGCTGGCAAACAGGCACGTTTGGACTTTCTGTTGGAATTACAGCCTGCTCCATGGAACCCATGAACATTTTAATATTGGGTATTTCAATTGCAAATTGCCAGGTCACAAATGG AAGGCGTTTTATCTCCCAGCGCTGCTCTCTAGACTTTTTAGAAGACATAGTGGAATATGCCAGTGTCCGAAG AACCAAGCATATATCTGGGTCTCCGAGACACAAAAGTTTGAAGAAGATGCACTTCATCAAGAACATGAGGCAGTATGACACCAAGAACAGCAG GATAGTGCTGATCTGTGCCAAACGAACCCTGTGCGTGGCGTTTTCTATCCTACCTTACGGGGAGGGGCTACGGATCAG TGATCTGAAAATGGAAGGACAGAAACAGCGACATCCTTCTGGGGGAGTTTCAGTATCTACTGAGATGGTGCTTGGACTGGAAGGAGTAGAGCTGGGTGCTGATGGCAAG GTTGTGTCCTATGCAAAATTCCTGTACCCGACCAACGCTCTGGTTGTTCGCAAAGCCGACGCCTACGGTGCTGTTCCTCCCTGTCGAGCCAGTGCTCCCCGGAGTCTTCCTGGATCAAGATACAAACCTGTGACAGCAAAAACAATaccagcagggacagacatTG GAAGTGaagctggagaagctgcagagtATGATCCAAATCTTCTGGATGATCCTCAGTGGCCCTGTGGAAAACATAAACGTGTTCTCATCTTTGCCTCCTACATG ACTACAGTCATAGAGTATGTGAAACCCTCAGACCTTAAAAAGGATATGAATGAAACCTTTAGAGAGAAGTTTCCTCATATCAAGTTGACACTGAGCAAAATTAGGAG TTTAAAGAGAGAGATGAGAAACCTGAGTGAGGAGTGCAGTCTGGAGCCAGTGACTGTCTCCATGGCTTACGTTTACTTTGAGAAGCTCGTCCTCCAAGGCAAGCTCAACAAACAGAACCGCAAACTGTGCGCTGGTGCTTGTGTTCTGCTGGCAGCCAAGATCAGCAGTGACCTCAGGAAACACGAAGTGAAACACCTGATAGAT AAACTAGAAGAGAGATTCAGATTCAACAGAAGGGATCTCATTGGTTTCGAATTCACCGTGCTCGTGGCTTTGGAACTGGCTCTGTATCTCCCTGAAAACCAAGTTTTACCTCATTACAGACGGCTCACACAACAGTCTTAA
- the RPS21 gene encoding small ribosomal subunit protein eS21: protein MQNDAGEFVDLYVPRKCSASNRIIGAKDHASIQINISEVDKVTGRVNGQFKTYAICGPIRRMGESDDSILRLAKNDGIVSKNF from the exons ATGCAGAACGACGCTGGGGAGTTCGTGGACCTTTATGTCCCTCGGAAATG ctctgctaGCAACCGAATCATTGGTGCTAAGGATCATGCTTCTATTCAGATAAACATTTCTGAG GTGGACAAGGTGACAGGCAGGGTGAACGGCCAGTTCAAGACTTACGCCATCTGCGGCCCCATCCGGAGAATG GGTGAATCAGATGACTCCATTTTGCGTCTGGCAAAAAATGATGGAATTGTGTCCAA GAACTTTTAA